From one Fibrobacter sp. genomic stretch:
- a CDS encoding (deoxy)nucleoside triphosphate pyrophosphohydrolase yields the protein MKRIEVVAGIICTEAPESSGTKYFATQRGYGDYKDFWEFPGGKMEPGETPQQALARELREELAVDVNVGEFVCTVEYDYPAFHLTMHCFYCTIVGGKAPELLEHEAAKWLSAAELRSVNWLPADVEVVDAIEKTT from the coding sequence ATGAAACGCATAGAAGTCGTGGCAGGGATTATTTGCACCGAGGCGCCAGAAAGTTCGGGCACCAAGTATTTCGCCACGCAACGCGGGTACGGCGACTACAAGGACTTCTGGGAATTTCCAGGCGGCAAGATGGAACCCGGCGAAACGCCGCAACAGGCGCTGGCCCGCGAACTCAGGGAAGAACTCGCCGTCGACGTGAACGTGGGCGAATTTGTATGTACTGTGGAGTACGACTACCCGGCATTCCACCTGACGATGCACTGCTTTTACTGCACCATCGTGGGCGGCAAGGCGCCCGAGCTTTTGGAACACGAGGCGGCCAAGTGGCTTAGCGCCGCGGAACTGCGCAGCGTGAACTGGCTACCCGCCGACGTGGAAGTCGTCGACGCGATAGAAAAGACCACATAA
- a CDS encoding Crp/Fnr family transcriptional regulator has translation MNEPISQILPRLPFWANLSPTEKAMVSQRAVTKRFAKGQFVSSNSSSCLGIVFILSGEVRVGLVSDEGREITLFRAGAGEVCVSTASCVIRQMTFDTEVTAERETAILVIPSSVCVNLMESNIYVRAFVFEKQTERYSQTVWAIQAMLFKHFDQRLAMYLVSAYDSTGSAEVKKTQEEIARDVNSAREVVARMLHEFSARGLVEIKRGSIKLRDIEALRKIR, from the coding sequence ATGAACGAGCCGATAAGCCAGATACTCCCCAGGCTCCCCTTTTGGGCAAACCTTTCGCCGACCGAGAAGGCGATGGTTTCGCAGCGTGCCGTTACAAAACGCTTTGCCAAGGGCCAGTTCGTAAGCAGCAACAGTTCCTCTTGCCTCGGGATAGTGTTTATCTTGAGCGGGGAAGTTCGCGTTGGCCTGGTGTCGGACGAAGGCCGCGAAATTACGCTTTTCCGTGCCGGTGCAGGCGAGGTGTGCGTGTCGACGGCATCGTGCGTGATTCGCCAAATGACATTCGATACCGAAGTCACCGCCGAAAGGGAAACCGCCATCCTGGTTATCCCCTCTTCTGTTTGCGTGAACCTGATGGAATCGAACATCTACGTGCGCGCTTTCGTTTTCGAAAAGCAGACCGAACGTTACTCGCAAACGGTGTGGGCCATACAGGCCATGCTGTTCAAGCACTTTGACCAGCGGCTTGCCATGTACCTCGTTTCGGCATACGACAGCACCGGCAGCGCCGAAGTCAAGAAGACCCAGGAAGAAATCGCTCGCGACGTGAATTCCGCCCGCGAGGTGGTCGCCCGCATGCTCCACGAATTTTCGGCCAGGGGCCTCGTCGAAATCAAGCGCGGCAGCATAAAACTCCGCGATATCGAAGC
- the trxA gene encoding thioredoxin, giving the protein MAELNITKNNFEREVLRSDKPVLIDFWASWCGPCRMLSPVISEIAEEKAGEVKVCKVNVDEEAELASIFNVSSIPMLVVVKDGRVVNASVGVRPKDQILAMLK; this is encoded by the coding sequence ATGGCCGAATTGAACATAACGAAAAACAACTTCGAGCGCGAAGTGCTCCGCTCCGACAAGCCGGTCCTCATAGATTTCTGGGCAAGCTGGTGCGGGCCCTGCAGAATGCTTTCCCCCGTCATCTCCGAGATCGCCGAAGAGAAGGCGGGCGAGGTAAAAGTCTGCAAAGTGAATGTCGACGAAGAAGCCGAACTCGCTTCCATCTTTAACGTCTCGAGCATCCCCATGCTCGTGGTTGTCAAGGATGGCCGTGTAGTGAACGCTTCCGTAGGCGTGCGTCCCAAGGATCAGATCTTGGCGATGCTTAAATAG
- the pyrH gene encoding UMP kinase, translating into MSKFKRILLKLSGEALAGEKGHGIDNQILSDMASEIASIVKQGVQVALVIGGGNLVRGISASAGGMNRAQGDAMGMLGTVMNGLAMQDALDKQGVDSVVMSAIRMEPVCEFFDRRKALKLLSAGSVVIFSAGTGNPFFTTDSCAALRAIESECDVIMKATKVDGIYTADPVKDPTATRFDDISYKEVISRGLKVMDTAAVALCMENNMPIFVFKMEKGNLTRAAIEGDLGTLVHC; encoded by the coding sequence ATGTCCAAATTCAAGCGCATTCTTCTCAAGCTCAGTGGCGAAGCCCTCGCAGGCGAAAAGGGCCACGGTATCGACAACCAGATTCTCTCCGACATGGCATCCGAAATCGCCTCCATCGTCAAGCAGGGCGTGCAGGTCGCGCTCGTGATCGGCGGCGGCAACCTCGTCCGCGGAATTTCCGCTTCCGCTGGCGGCATGAACCGCGCCCAGGGCGACGCCATGGGAATGCTCGGCACCGTGATGAACGGCCTCGCCATGCAAGACGCCCTCGACAAGCAGGGCGTGGATTCCGTGGTGATGTCCGCCATCCGCATGGAACCGGTTTGCGAATTCTTCGACCGCCGCAAGGCTTTGAAACTCCTCTCCGCGGGCTCCGTGGTCATCTTCTCCGCCGGTACGGGCAACCCGTTCTTTACGACGGACAGCTGCGCCGCCCTCCGTGCCATCGAAAGCGAATGCGACGTCATCATGAAGGCCACCAAGGTCGACGGCATCTACACCGCAGACCCGGTCAAGGACCCGACCGCCACGCGCTTCGACGACATCAGCTACAAGGAAGTCATTTCCCGCGGCCTCAAGGTCATGGACACGGCAGCCGTCGCGCTCTGCATGGAAAACAACATGCCCATCTTCGTTTTCAAGATGGAAAAGGGCAACCTGACCCGCGCCGCCATCGAAGGCGACCTCGGCACCCTGGTGCACTGCTAA